Below is a window of Halolamina sp. CBA1230 DNA.
CGACGGTGCCGGTGACCAGCATCACGACGAGGAAGATCAGCAGCCCCTGGTCGAACGCGCTCTGGACGACGCCGCGGATCGCGACGCCGATCACCGCGGCCGGGATCCACGAGCGGATCGCAAGCGGAACGGCAGCCTTCGCGGACTCGGCGGCGCCGGCGGAGTAGGCGCCGATCGGGACGCTCGTGACCGCCCAGCCCAGCAGGAACGGCGCGGCGGTCTCGAGCAGCGCGACCGCGCCGGTCAGGGAGTTGTGGTTGCTCATGCCGATCGCGATCACGACCAGGATCGCGACGAGGTCGCCGACCGCCAGCGGCGCGGCCGACCCGTCCACCCGCTTCGAGAGGAACGACTCGCTCATGGCTCCGGGTTTCCGCTCCCCCCTACTGACTCCTTCGCTCCGAGCCGCTCACTCGGTCGGGACGCGCCCGACGACCGTGTACACCGTTCCTCGATCGAGCACTCTGGACTGCAGGCCGGCGCGTGTGAGATCCTGTGCGGCGGCGTCGACGGCGACGAACCGGGAGTCCATCCCGAACAGCGACTCGCCCGCCGCGATCGCCCGGCCCGGAAGCGTCGTCGGGTCGAAATCCCGGATCGCGACCACGCCGCCCGGCGCCACGACGCGGGCTGCCTCCCGGACCGCCGCCTCGCGGTCGGGCAGGTGGTGGTAGGCGTCGACGACGACCACGGCGTCGACGGCGTCATCCGAGAGCGGCAGCCGCCCAGCGTCGGCGCGGACGGCCGGGAGTCCCCGAGCGCGTGCCCGATCGAGCATCCCCGTCGAAACGTCGGCGACGACGGGGTCGTACTCGGGCGCGAGCGCGGCCGCGACCCGGCCCGTGCCGCCCGCGAGATCCAGCACGCGCTCGACGGGACGCTCCGCGAACGCGAACGCCTCGGTCGCCCAGTCGGTCCGAGAGGGTGGCATCGCCACGTCGTAGAGCCGCGCGACGCGGTCGAAGAAGCGCACGTCGCCGCGGCCCAGCCAGCCGGTCATGAGTGGGCCGTGGGGCGGCAGCGAAATCAACCCGGCGGCGAGCGAACGCTGATAAGCGTCCAGCCGTACCGATCAGGTATGGAGTTCGCGCTGCTGGGCTGGCCGGAGGCGGGGGCGACGCTCCGGCTCGACTTCCGGGAGTTCAGCTACGCGGGGAAGTTCGTGATGAGCAACACGGGAAAAGCAGTCGCCCGCGACTCGGAAGGGACGCGTGCGGCCGTGCCACGCGCCGACGCCGACATCGAGCGCCCCGACCCCGGGAGCGAGGACGACCCGTTCGAGCGCGACATCGTCGCCGCCGCGGCGTTCAACGAGGACCGCACCGACCCGGGCGTGCTGTGGATCCGGTATATCACCACCCGGCACGACCGGCGCGGCGAGGGGATCGGCGCCCGGCTCGCGGCGTTCGTCGCGGAGCGAGCGGCGGAACGTGGCTACCGCCGCTGCCGCATCGCGGTCAACAACCCCTACGCCTACCACGCGCTGTACAAGGCGGGGTTCGTGTTCACCGGCCGGGAGACCGGGCTCGCCGAACTGGTGCTCGAACGCCCCGGTCAGCGCGACGCCGCGACCTA
It encodes the following:
- a CDS encoding DUF3054 domain-containing protein, whose amino-acid sequence is MSESFLSKRVDGSAAPLAVGDLVAILVVIAIGMSNHNSLTGAVALLETAAPFLLGWAVTSVPIGAYSAGAAESAKAAVPLAIRSWIPAAVIGVAIRGVVQSAFDQGLLIFLVVMLVTGTVALGAWRWVAFKLR
- a CDS encoding GNAT family N-acetyltransferase; this translates as MEFALLGWPEAGATLRLDFREFSYAGKFVMSNTGKAVARDSEGTRAAVPRADADIERPDPGSEDDPFERDIVAAAAFNEDRTDPGVLWIRYITTRHDRRGEGIGARLAAFVAERAAERGYRRCRIAVNNPYAYHALYKAGFVFTGRETGLAELVLERPGQRDAATYQCGLDTFRTAEERELSDEERAFLDRHEGDGAPGLVPVPDEGDSRAPPEP
- a CDS encoding class I SAM-dependent methyltransferase, translating into MTGWLGRGDVRFFDRVARLYDVAMPPSRTDWATEAFAFAERPVERVLDLAGGTGRVAAALAPEYDPVVADVSTGMLDRARARGLPAVRADAGRLPLSDDAVDAVVVVDAYHHLPDREAAVREAARVVAPGGVVAIRDFDPTTLPGRAIAAGESLFGMDSRFVAVDAAAQDLTRAGLQSRVLDRGTVYTVVGRVPTE